In Pseudothermotoga sp., a genomic segment contains:
- the uppS gene encoding polyprenyl diphosphate synthase, translating into MDGNGRWAQKRGLPRVEGHRRGALKAEKVVEWAAEFGIKYITLYAFSTENWKRPKEEVEYLFSLLVKLLRQKLRKILERGVRLRFTGAIDELPSSVADFCRECEEKTKHNNVIQAILALNYGGRREIIDAFNKAVKQGVTHFNEELFRDWLYLPDVPDPDLVIRTSGEMRISNFLLWQIAYSELYFTKVLWPDFTKQDFLKAIEDYEKRQRRFGGL; encoded by the coding sequence ATGGATGGTAACGGTAGATGGGCGCAGAAGCGAGGCCTACCTAGAGTCGAAGGACATCGAAGGGGCGCTTTGAAAGCTGAAAAAGTTGTGGAATGGGCTGCAGAGTTTGGAATAAAATACATCACGTTGTATGCCTTTTCTACAGAAAACTGGAAACGGCCTAAAGAAGAGGTTGAATACCTTTTTTCTTTACTCGTAAAACTTCTCAGGCAAAAGCTGAGAAAAATACTTGAACGAGGAGTTAGACTCAGATTCACCGGAGCTATTGACGAGCTACCTTCTTCGGTTGCAGATTTCTGTCGAGAATGCGAAGAGAAAACGAAACACAACAACGTGATCCAAGCGATTCTGGCTTTGAATTACGGTGGAAGAAGGGAAATCATAGATGCGTTCAACAAAGCTGTCAAACAGGGTGTGACACACTTCAACGAAGAACTGTTTCGAGATTGGCTATATCTCCCGGATGTACCAGATCCTGATTTAGTGATAAGAACTTCCGGCGAAATGAGAATAAGTAATTTTTTGCTTTGGCAAATCGCCTACAGTGAGCTGTACTTCACGAAGGTTCTGTGGCCAGACTTCACGAAGCAGGATTTTTTAAAAGCTATCGAAGATTATGAAAAGCGTCAAAGGAGGTTCGGGGGGTTGTGA